The Trinickia acidisoli genome includes a window with the following:
- the dusA gene encoding tRNA dihydrouridine(20/20a) synthase DusA — MPLHPQASPRRVSVAPMMDWTDRHCRYFHRLISRHTWLYTEMVTTGALLFGDVARHLAFTAEEAPVALQLGGSEPGDLARAAKLGEQWGYDEINLNCGCPSERVQRGAFGACLMNEPQLVADCVRAMRDAVSVPVTVKHRIGVDAVEDYSFVRDFVGTIAEAGCEVFIVHARNAILKGLSPKENREIPPLKYDYAYRLKRDFPSLEIIINGGIKTLDEVELHLQHVDGVMLGREAYHNPFVLAEVDARFYGGDPAKSREEMEAALIDYCATELARGTFLGAVTRHALGLYRGVSGARGWRRVLSDSKRLAAGDLAIFDEARSHLRESSEIIG, encoded by the coding sequence ATGCCGCTACATCCCCAAGCCAGTCCTCGCCGCGTGTCGGTCGCGCCTATGATGGACTGGACCGATCGCCACTGTCGCTATTTCCATCGGCTCATCTCGCGCCACACATGGCTTTATACGGAGATGGTGACGACGGGTGCGTTGCTGTTCGGCGACGTCGCGCGCCACCTCGCATTCACCGCCGAGGAGGCGCCCGTCGCGCTGCAGCTTGGCGGCAGCGAGCCCGGCGATCTTGCACGCGCCGCCAAGCTCGGCGAGCAGTGGGGCTACGACGAAATCAACCTCAACTGCGGGTGCCCGTCCGAGCGTGTGCAGCGTGGGGCGTTCGGCGCCTGCCTGATGAACGAGCCGCAACTCGTCGCCGACTGCGTGCGCGCGATGCGCGACGCAGTCTCTGTGCCTGTGACGGTCAAGCATCGCATTGGCGTCGATGCCGTCGAAGACTACTCATTCGTGCGGGATTTCGTCGGGACGATCGCGGAAGCGGGGTGCGAGGTTTTCATCGTTCACGCGCGCAATGCGATTTTGAAGGGCTTGTCGCCGAAGGAAAATCGCGAGATTCCGCCTTTGAAGTACGACTACGCCTATCGACTCAAGCGAGACTTTCCGTCGCTCGAGATCATCATCAACGGCGGAATCAAGACGCTCGACGAAGTGGAACTGCACCTGCAGCACGTCGATGGCGTGATGCTGGGCCGCGAGGCTTACCACAATCCTTTCGTGCTGGCGGAAGTCGACGCTCGCTTCTACGGTGGCGATCCCGCCAAGTCGCGCGAGGAGATGGAGGCGGCGCTCATCGACTATTGCGCGACGGAGCTTGCGCGAGGGACGTTCCTTGGAGCCGTCACGCGTCATGCGTTGGGCTTGTATCGCGGCGTGTCCGGTGCACGCGGCTGGCG
- a CDS encoding PRC-barrel domain containing protein: MSDGISRQRLAGRVLLVLLLSMLAGCSTWFARPPAPQPEQPPPEPAPAEEAPPAPASEPLASAPIAAAPPQEAPEHKHVTPRPIYRPPPKPHPAPPPAAARPAAPPPLITTRALAPNDAHGLLDARVQRPDGKVIGRAIDMFVDAAGKPREMLVNLAGFMGIGDRKMRFPWTDFRFDATQRKAPITLAIPPGEPPAAASSHAKDKATGNSGGAGANDARLLGVIDATAERGNGARVGRVVDVLIDNRGEPQAAVVDVGSLIHERRSIAADWSALRFVPKDNALSLQTDLSDAQVNAAPPYAPNQPVRAVAPAAADAAASAGHPTR; encoded by the coding sequence ATGAGCGACGGAATATCCCGTCAGCGCCTCGCCGGGCGCGTTCTTCTCGTTTTACTGCTGTCGATGCTCGCCGGGTGCAGCACGTGGTTTGCGCGACCGCCCGCACCGCAGCCCGAACAACCGCCCCCCGAGCCGGCGCCTGCCGAAGAGGCACCGCCGGCGCCCGCGTCGGAGCCGCTAGCGTCGGCGCCCATTGCCGCCGCACCGCCGCAGGAAGCGCCCGAGCATAAGCACGTGACGCCCAGGCCTATCTATCGGCCGCCGCCCAAACCTCACCCCGCCCCGCCGCCCGCGGCGGCGCGGCCCGCTGCCCCGCCGCCGCTGATCACCACGCGCGCGCTCGCACCCAACGACGCGCACGGCCTGCTCGACGCGCGCGTGCAGCGCCCGGACGGCAAAGTCATCGGCCGCGCCATCGACATGTTCGTCGATGCGGCAGGCAAACCGCGCGAGATGCTCGTCAATCTCGCTGGCTTCATGGGAATCGGCGATCGCAAGATGCGCTTTCCGTGGACCGACTTCCGCTTCGATGCCACCCAGCGCAAGGCGCCGATCACGCTCGCGATCCCGCCCGGCGAGCCGCCCGCGGCGGCTTCGTCCCACGCTAAGGACAAGGCCACCGGCAATTCCGGCGGAGCGGGCGCGAACGATGCTCGTCTGCTCGGCGTGATCGATGCCACCGCCGAGCGTGGCAACGGCGCACGCGTCGGCCGAGTGGTGGACGTGTTGATCGACAATCGCGGCGAGCCGCAGGCTGCCGTCGTTGACGTGGGCAGTCTCATCCATGAGCGGCGCAGCATCGCCGCCGATTGGTCGGCGCTGCGGTTCGTGCCGAAAGACAACGCGCTTTCACTGCAAACCGATCTGTCCGACGCGCAAGTGAATGCGGCGCCGCCCTATGCGCCGAATCAACCGGTTCGGGCCGTCGCGCCGGCGGCAGCCGACGCCGCGGCTTCGGCTGGCCATCCCACAAGGTGA
- a CDS encoding MFS transporter, whose amino-acid sequence MAISRSLRALDWLNFFLANVQTGFGPFIASYLTANKWTQGEIGVALSVGTATAMVSQVPAGALIDALRNKKGAGAAAIVAIAACALLLAASPTLLPVLAAELFHGFASCMLTPAIAAISLALVGRHALGDRLGRNARFASIGSAFAAAAMGAFGEYSSARAVFWLTAALTVPALIALSMIEDTGRTAFGALRKPAAPETPRASLPATSEHRESIGSLLRDRRVLIFAACIALFHLSNAAMLNLAAGEVTAHMSDNVQLVIAACIIVPQMVVAAMSPWVGRSAERWGRRPLLVFGFAALPVRALLFAGVSSPYLLVPVQLLDGISAAVFGVMLPLIAADVAGGKGHYNLCIGVFGLTAGIGATLSTLAAGFISDRFGNTISFMALAAAGALAVLLVWAALPETRDAGEADSPEQAHEPSTT is encoded by the coding sequence ATGGCAATTTCCCGGAGTCTTCGCGCGCTCGACTGGCTGAACTTCTTTCTCGCCAACGTACAGACGGGGTTCGGACCGTTCATCGCGTCGTACCTGACCGCCAATAAGTGGACGCAAGGCGAGATCGGCGTCGCGTTGAGCGTCGGCACCGCCACGGCGATGGTGAGCCAAGTGCCGGCCGGCGCGCTCATCGACGCACTGCGCAACAAGAAGGGCGCGGGAGCCGCCGCGATCGTTGCGATCGCGGCGTGCGCGCTGCTGCTCGCGGCAAGTCCTACGCTGCTCCCCGTGCTCGCCGCCGAACTCTTCCACGGATTCGCGAGCTGCATGCTGACGCCTGCGATCGCCGCCATTTCCTTAGCGCTCGTCGGACGCCACGCATTGGGCGACCGGCTCGGCCGCAACGCGCGCTTCGCCTCGATAGGGAGCGCCTTCGCGGCCGCGGCGATGGGAGCGTTCGGCGAATATTCGTCGGCGCGCGCCGTGTTCTGGCTGACAGCGGCCTTGACGGTGCCGGCGCTGATCGCGCTGTCGATGATCGAGGATACGGGCCGCACCGCGTTCGGCGCCTTGCGGAAACCCGCCGCGCCGGAGACACCACGCGCAAGTCTGCCAGCAACGTCCGAGCATCGCGAAAGCATCGGCTCGCTGCTGCGCGATCGGCGCGTGCTCATCTTCGCCGCGTGTATCGCCCTGTTCCATCTGTCGAATGCGGCAATGCTCAACCTCGCGGCAGGCGAAGTAACCGCGCATATGAGCGATAACGTCCAACTCGTCATCGCCGCTTGCATCATCGTCCCGCAAATGGTGGTAGCGGCGATGTCGCCTTGGGTCGGACGATCGGCCGAGCGCTGGGGGCGCCGCCCGCTGCTGGTGTTCGGGTTTGCCGCGTTACCCGTGCGCGCGCTGCTGTTTGCCGGTGTTTCGAGCCCTTATCTGCTCGTGCCGGTGCAGCTTTTAGACGGCATCAGCGCGGCCGTCTTCGGCGTCATGCTGCCGCTGATCGCAGCCGACGTCGCAGGCGGGAAAGGGCACTACAACCTTTGCATCGGGGTATTCGGGCTCACTGCGGGTATCGGCGCAACGCTGAGCACGCTCGCCGCGGGGTTCATCTCGGACCGTTTCGGCAACACGATCAGCTTCATGGCGTTGGCCGCGGCCGGCGCCCTCGCGGTCCTGCTCGTATGGGCCGCGCTGCCCGAAACGCGTGACGCGGGCGAGGCCGATTCGCCCGAGCAGGCCCACGAGCCGTCGACGACATAA
- a CDS encoding enoyl-CoA hydratase/isomerase family protein yields the protein MSTPESILTACDEVRTRVDNRIGYIELNRPQALNALSLPMIRAMHAALDAWRNDPRVLAVVAYSVHPRAFCAGGDVRYFYEAGRRGDVAARDAFFTEEYALDHAIFTYGKPYIALMQGVVMGGGMGISQGAHRTGGLRIVSETTKMAMPETRIGLFPDVGAGWFLARTPGAIGRYLAVTGATVDAADALYAGLADAYLDTSAIPALMEALAAAQLADTPDVLACVERFASRSAPVGQPGAGGRDGALSLAATRPWIDRHFAQPDVASIVASLEAETEPGAREWAQETIRVMRERSPLSMAVSLEVVARAEGPMSDCLRRDLDLTRSIFDHGDVVEGVRARIIDKDDRPVWRIAHIEDVTRAEVEHMFVSPWTPDTHPLRDLAG from the coding sequence ATGTCTACGCCTGAATCGATTCTTACCGCATGCGACGAGGTGCGCACCCGTGTCGACAACCGCATCGGTTACATCGAGTTGAATCGGCCGCAGGCGCTCAACGCGCTGTCTCTTCCGATGATTCGCGCGATGCATGCGGCGCTCGACGCCTGGCGCAATGATCCGCGCGTGCTCGCCGTCGTCGCCTACAGCGTGCATCCGCGAGCGTTCTGCGCCGGTGGCGACGTTCGCTACTTCTATGAGGCGGGACGGCGCGGCGATGTCGCGGCGCGCGATGCATTCTTCACCGAGGAATACGCGCTCGATCACGCGATTTTTACTTACGGCAAACCGTACATCGCGCTCATGCAAGGCGTCGTCATGGGCGGGGGCATGGGTATTTCGCAAGGCGCGCATCGCACGGGCGGACTGCGTATCGTCAGCGAGACGACGAAGATGGCCATGCCCGAGACGCGCATTGGCCTATTTCCCGACGTCGGCGCGGGCTGGTTCCTCGCACGTACACCAGGCGCGATCGGGCGTTACCTGGCCGTCACGGGGGCGACGGTCGATGCGGCCGACGCGCTCTATGCGGGGCTGGCCGATGCCTATCTCGACACCTCGGCCATCCCGGCGCTGATGGAGGCGCTTGCCGCGGCGCAGCTTGCCGACACGCCCGACGTCCTCGCCTGCGTCGAGCGATTCGCGAGCCGATCGGCGCCGGTCGGCCAGCCGGGCGCAGGTGGCCGAGACGGTGCGCTTTCGCTCGCCGCCACGCGGCCGTGGATCGACCGGCACTTCGCGCAGCCCGACGTTGCCAGTATCGTTGCGTCGCTCGAGGCAGAGACGGAGCCCGGCGCGCGCGAATGGGCGCAGGAGACGATTCGCGTGATGCGCGAGCGCTCGCCGCTGTCGATGGCCGTGTCGCTCGAGGTGGTTGCGCGCGCGGAAGGGCCGATGTCCGATTGCCTGCGGCGCGATCTAGATCTGACGCGCTCGATTTTCGATCATGGAGATGTCGTGGAGGGCGTGCGCGCACGCATCATCGACAAGGACGATCGCCCCGTGTGGCGAATTGCGCACATCGAGGATGTGACGCGCGCCGAGGTGGAACACATGTTCGTCAGCCCGTGGACACCCGACACGCATCCGTTGCGAGATTTGGCCGGGTAG